The following proteins are encoded in a genomic region of Sorangiineae bacterium MSr12523:
- a CDS encoding glycosyltransferase family protein — MKTLVVVQARSTSSRLPRKVLRPLAGKPMLVRQLERIDAAQTAFDLVVATTTAPADDAIVEVTRRAGFDVFRGHPTDLLDRHYQLAVAKKVDVVVKIPSDCPLIDPDAIDRVIGTFFHASGVDYASNLHPPSWPDGNDVEVMTMRALARAHAEATRPFDREHTTPYLWDHPDRFTLLNVRWETGLDLSRSHRFTVDYEEDYQFVARVFEELHIPNAWPFSLSDILTLLERRPELLQIHARYAGVNWYRHHLGELRTKSLADTRLAPEDEHAPLP, encoded by the coding sequence ATGAAGACCTTGGTCGTCGTACAGGCTCGGTCCACGTCGAGCCGCCTTCCCCGAAAGGTGCTCCGCCCGCTCGCGGGCAAACCGATGCTGGTGCGCCAGCTCGAACGCATCGATGCGGCGCAAACGGCCTTCGACCTGGTCGTCGCCACCACGACGGCTCCGGCGGACGATGCCATCGTCGAGGTGACGCGGCGGGCGGGATTCGACGTTTTTCGCGGACATCCCACGGACTTGCTCGATCGGCACTACCAGCTGGCCGTCGCCAAAAAGGTCGATGTGGTGGTGAAGATCCCCTCGGATTGCCCGCTGATCGATCCGGACGCCATCGATCGGGTCATAGGAACCTTTTTCCACGCGTCGGGCGTCGACTACGCGAGCAACCTCCACCCGCCGTCCTGGCCCGACGGCAATGACGTGGAGGTGATGACCATGCGCGCCCTCGCCCGCGCCCACGCAGAGGCCACGCGCCCGTTCGATCGGGAGCACACCACGCCCTATCTCTGGGACCACCCGGATCGATTCACGCTCCTCAACGTGCGCTGGGAGACGGGGTTGGACCTTTCGCGCTCGCATCGATTTACCGTGGACTACGAGGAGGATTACCAATTCGTCGCCCGCGTCTTCGAGGAATTGCACATTCCCAATGCTTGGCCTTTTTCCTTGTCGGACATTCTGACGCTGCTCGAACGCCGGCCCGAGCTGCTTCAGATTCATGCGCGTTACGCCGGCGTCAATTGGTACCGGCACCACCTGGGCGAGCTTCGAACGAAGAGCCTCGCCGACACACGTCTCGCACCGGAGGACGAACATGCGCCTCTCCCATGA
- a CDS encoding MMPL family transporter, which yields MWRSWVGIQLRRPVAVLVASLLTALVGVVLASRLELKTRFDQLLPEGQPSVVELRRLEENVAVGTNVFVVLEGTETAALRSYADAIVGSLRARASAAPWLLGAENGVHEARHFLLPRAGLFVPQQDLEKLRDDLQARWNWEINEALGQNLSEEAPPPITAETFRQRFGEAARADERRPDGYFQSADGHTLVVVVRTSIASGDLPHAEAALALVRETVERVRPSPAIHIGYAGDLVTGLAEYSAVKEDLAQVGILGVGLVLGVVALFFLRLRALVATGVAIAIGLAWTFGVTKLTIGHLNVATGFLVSIVAGNGLNFAVLYLARYFETRRAGATLEAAIEDAHRTTWPATLTVALAAGAAYGSLGVTEFRAFKHFGLIGAVGMVACWVATYVVVPPLLVLIERVRPVRSRVQIPFELPFVVLVTKAPRLVTIAGVLLAIAGGVALPRYLAQDPIEYDMRRLQNDLGDAAAARERGWGNASEMYRVASLARHVLGTGLESGLVVLCDTMDQVRPLARALEARRDAAPAGEKPFDAVHTLFDFVPDGQAGKIPVLEDLRALVLRARERGALSDADWNALVPMLPPENLEPIELSELPDAVTRPFTLRDGSVGRLVLVETAAHRSDSDLHYLLELAQAVRSTTLPNGDTIRGTGRPVIFADMLGAVLRDEPRAVALSLALTIVAVVLMFRRGRLVLLALGSLALGVAWFVGCMAVFGVKIHFFNFIALPITFGIAADYAVNVVQRYAVDREAGVESIVHSMRSVGGAVVLCSATTMLGYLALVGSINQAIRGLGFLAVLGEACCLGAAMLVLPAAIVWYERSRRPGNTALRVTLAAGAVMLFLAMVPRGALGDAARLIAARGPVLALVLVPVAAAVLFDAAAQRALFTRLSRKVHVGITALARISSEAVALSTPGGGVLGEPVAALVLAKRAGVPAGESIAVLAVRRVLLMRMHTVWIVLSALAGWGLLSERARTIPYLPWLVLASALLPLIAATTVGAAFGSGSLVGRILGFLGRIVPARIGALQRLLHKGERQASVADGSASLLLRARLHALLGPALLFGGVWVAESCEAYAILHLLGGTTPFAHVMAIEASASILRAVAFFAPAGVGVQDIGYLTLLGGGDPQATVIATGFVLVKRGREVFTMAIGFLAFGLSSRKSDDTSEPERSPLATERQGIAT from the coding sequence ATGTGGCGTAGTTGGGTGGGGATTCAGCTTCGTCGTCCGGTGGCGGTGCTCGTGGCGAGCCTGCTCACGGCGCTCGTCGGGGTGGTGCTGGCGTCACGGCTCGAGCTCAAAACGCGTTTCGACCAGCTGCTTCCCGAGGGGCAGCCGAGCGTGGTCGAGCTACGGCGGCTCGAGGAGAATGTGGCCGTCGGCACCAATGTGTTCGTGGTGCTCGAGGGGACGGAAACGGCGGCACTCCGTTCCTATGCGGATGCCATCGTCGGCAGTCTGCGGGCGCGCGCGTCGGCGGCGCCGTGGCTCCTGGGCGCTGAAAACGGTGTGCACGAGGCGCGACATTTCCTCTTGCCGCGCGCCGGGCTGTTCGTGCCGCAGCAGGATCTCGAGAAGCTCCGCGACGACCTTCAGGCGCGCTGGAACTGGGAAATCAACGAAGCGCTCGGGCAAAACCTGTCCGAAGAGGCGCCCCCACCCATCACCGCCGAAACGTTTCGCCAGCGCTTCGGCGAAGCGGCCCGCGCCGACGAACGGCGTCCCGATGGGTATTTCCAATCGGCGGATGGGCACACGCTCGTGGTGGTGGTGCGCACGTCCATCGCCTCGGGCGATCTCCCGCACGCCGAGGCGGCACTCGCGCTGGTGCGGGAAACCGTGGAACGGGTGCGGCCTTCACCCGCGATTCACATCGGCTACGCCGGCGATCTGGTCACCGGCCTGGCCGAATACAGCGCGGTCAAAGAGGATCTCGCGCAAGTCGGTATTCTGGGCGTCGGCCTCGTGTTGGGCGTGGTGGCGCTCTTCTTTTTGCGGCTGCGCGCGCTGGTGGCGACCGGCGTGGCCATCGCCATCGGGCTCGCCTGGACCTTCGGCGTCACCAAGTTGACCATCGGTCATTTGAATGTGGCGACCGGCTTTCTGGTGAGCATCGTCGCCGGAAATGGGCTCAATTTCGCGGTGCTCTACTTGGCGCGCTACTTCGAAACGCGGCGCGCCGGGGCGACGCTGGAGGCGGCCATCGAGGATGCGCACCGCACGACGTGGCCCGCCACGCTCACCGTGGCCCTGGCCGCGGGTGCGGCGTATGGGTCGCTGGGCGTCACGGAATTTCGCGCGTTCAAGCACTTTGGCCTGATCGGCGCGGTGGGTATGGTCGCCTGTTGGGTCGCCACCTACGTGGTGGTGCCACCGCTTCTCGTGTTGATCGAGCGCGTGCGCCCGGTTCGGTCACGCGTGCAGATCCCCTTCGAGCTTCCGTTCGTCGTGCTGGTCACCAAGGCGCCGCGGCTCGTCACCATTGCCGGTGTGCTCCTGGCCATCGCGGGCGGTGTCGCACTGCCGCGTTACCTTGCGCAGGATCCCATCGAGTACGATATGCGGCGCCTGCAGAACGATCTCGGCGACGCGGCCGCCGCACGCGAACGCGGCTGGGGAAACGCCTCCGAGATGTACCGGGTGGCGAGCCTGGCACGTCATGTTCTCGGCACCGGCCTCGAATCGGGGCTGGTGGTGCTCTGCGATACGATGGACCAAGTGCGGCCACTGGCCCGCGCGCTGGAGGCGCGCCGGGATGCCGCGCCGGCGGGTGAAAAGCCCTTCGATGCGGTCCACACGTTGTTCGACTTCGTCCCCGATGGGCAGGCAGGAAAGATCCCCGTCCTGGAGGATCTGCGCGCATTGGTGCTCCGTGCACGCGAACGGGGCGCGCTCTCGGACGCCGATTGGAATGCGCTCGTGCCCATGCTGCCGCCCGAGAATCTCGAGCCCATCGAGCTCTCCGAGCTGCCCGATGCGGTCACCCGGCCGTTCACCCTACGCGATGGTTCGGTGGGACGCCTCGTGCTGGTGGAAACGGCGGCCCATCGCAGCGATTCGGATTTGCATTACCTCCTGGAGCTGGCGCAGGCGGTGCGCTCGACGACGTTGCCCAACGGCGACACCATTCGAGGAACGGGCCGGCCGGTCATCTTCGCCGACATGCTCGGCGCCGTGCTGCGCGACGAACCGCGCGCGGTGGCGCTCTCGTTGGCGCTGACCATCGTGGCCGTGGTGCTCATGTTCCGGCGCGGGCGGCTGGTGCTGCTCGCACTGGGAAGCCTGGCGCTCGGCGTCGCGTGGTTCGTAGGCTGCATGGCCGTTTTCGGCGTCAAAATTCACTTTTTCAACTTCATCGCGCTGCCCATCACCTTCGGCATCGCCGCCGATTACGCGGTGAACGTCGTGCAACGCTATGCGGTGGACCGCGAGGCCGGGGTCGAGTCGATCGTGCACTCGATGCGCAGTGTGGGCGGTGCCGTCGTGTTGTGCAGCGCGACCACCATGCTCGGATATTTGGCGCTGGTCGGCTCGATCAACCAGGCCATTCGCGGTCTCGGTTTTCTCGCGGTGCTCGGTGAGGCGTGCTGCCTCGGCGCGGCGATGCTCGTACTGCCCGCGGCCATCGTGTGGTACGAGCGCTCACGCCGGCCGGGGAACACGGCCCTGCGCGTCACGCTCGCGGCGGGCGCGGTGATGCTCTTTCTGGCCATGGTCCCGCGCGGTGCGCTGGGCGATGCGGCGCGCCTCATCGCGGCCAGGGGTCCGGTGCTCGCGCTGGTGCTCGTGCCGGTGGCGGCGGCGGTGCTGTTCGATGCGGCGGCGCAACGTGCGCTCTTCACGCGGCTCTCGCGCAAGGTGCACGTGGGCATCACAGCCCTGGCGCGCATCTCCTCGGAGGCCGTCGCGCTCAGCACACCGGGCGGCGGCGTCCTCGGCGAGCCGGTCGCGGCGCTCGTATTGGCCAAGCGTGCGGGCGTGCCCGCGGGCGAAAGCATCGCCGTCCTCGCCGTGCGCCGCGTGCTCTTGATGCGCATGCACACCGTGTGGATCGTGCTCAGCGCCCTCGCCGGGTGGGGCCTCTTGTCCGAGCGGGCGCGAACCATTCCTTACCTGCCCTGGCTGGTGCTCGCCTCGGCACTGCTTCCGCTCATCGCCGCCACCACCGTGGGTGCAGCCTTTGGCTCCGGCTCGCTGGTAGGCCGTATTCTCGGCTTTCTGGGCCGCATCGTGCCGGCGCGCATCGGTGCGCTTCAACGATTGCTCCACAAAGGCGAACGCCAGGCTTCCGTGGCCGATGGCTCCGCGTCGCTTCTCTTGCGCGCGCGCTTGCACGCGCTGCTCGGGCCCGCGCTTCTTTTCGGCGGGGTGTGGGTGGCCGAGTCCTGCGAGGCGTACGCGATCTTGCACCTTCTCGGCGGGACGACGCCGTTCGCGCACGTCATGGCCATCGAGGCCAGTGCGTCCATCCTTCGCGCGGTCGCGTTCTTCGCGCCGGCCGGCGTGGGCGTGCAGGACATTGGCTACCTCACGCTCCTCGGCGGCGGAGACCCGCAGGCCACGGTCATTGCCACGGGATTCGTCCTGGTCAAACGAGGGCGCGAGGTCTTCACCATGGCCATTGGCTTCCTCGCGTTCGGGCTATCCAGCCGAAAAAGTGACGACACGAGCGAGCCGGAACGGAGCCCCCTCGCCACCGAAAGGCAAGGCATAGCGACATGA
- a CDS encoding aminotransferase class III-fold pyridoxal phosphate-dependent enzyme → MSAAMNYEETLLALARENTDLVVMTAENRAAIRNVPAELGDRFIDVGIAEQTMIGAAAGLALRGRRVVAHALATFLTLRAFEFVRTDIGIAELPLTLVGGVPGFLSEANGPTHQAIEDIAVMRAVPGMQVVCPADAEELVAALPAVIASREPTYMRYYAGPAAVEHTSRFELGRAEVLSEGSDVTLLTYGFLVREAARARAILEEAGVRVRLLNMRSLAPVDARAIVRAAQETGLLVVIEDHLRTGGLCTIVAETLLARSITARVLPIALDRWFRPALLADVLAYEGFTAEAIAKRVITELARRANDHRVWSTPNLEKSNQYYARAKELIPAATQTLAKGPGQYVRGVAPKYLQRGRGAHVWDVDGNEYIDLQMAIGPLSLGYGHPAVDRAIRDQLEDGITFSLMHPLEVEVAELVRECIPGADMVRFSKTGCDVTSAAIRLARAFTGRRKVLSCGYHGWHDWYIAVTDRRRGIPEDVAALTYTFEYNDLASVERALDDDTACVILEPVVFEMPRAGFLEELRALCTRRGALLVFDEMWTGFRLALGGAQEHFGVQADLACFSKAIANGMPLSVLTGRSDMMRLLERDVFFFTTFGGEALSLAAAKATITEMRANDVLSHLAAQGRKLRDGYNAIARRLGLEYTRAVGPDARNMVVFDGERSLLMKSFVQQELVRRGVLWGGFHNVSYAHGHADVERVLAVYEEALAGLRDAVSANRLRESLLGEPIEPMFRRTSNFDTRPAPKTWAFASQNGVPLR, encoded by the coding sequence ATGAGTGCTGCGATGAATTACGAAGAGACGTTGCTGGCGCTTGCACGCGAAAATACCGATTTGGTGGTGATGACCGCGGAAAACCGTGCGGCCATCCGCAATGTGCCCGCGGAGCTGGGCGATCGCTTCATCGATGTTGGCATTGCCGAGCAGACGATGATCGGTGCCGCCGCAGGGCTTGCGCTGCGCGGCCGGCGGGTGGTGGCCCATGCACTGGCCACGTTCCTCACGTTGCGAGCTTTCGAGTTCGTGCGCACCGATATCGGAATTGCGGAGCTGCCGCTCACGTTGGTGGGCGGCGTCCCCGGGTTCCTTTCGGAGGCGAATGGGCCGACGCATCAGGCCATCGAGGACATTGCCGTGATGCGCGCGGTCCCGGGGATGCAGGTGGTCTGCCCGGCCGACGCCGAGGAGCTCGTCGCCGCGTTGCCCGCGGTCATCGCCTCGCGCGAACCGACGTACATGCGCTATTACGCGGGACCTGCCGCGGTGGAACATACTTCGCGGTTCGAGCTGGGACGCGCCGAAGTGCTTTCCGAGGGCAGCGACGTAACGTTGCTGACGTATGGGTTCCTCGTGCGCGAGGCGGCACGCGCGCGGGCGATTCTCGAGGAGGCCGGCGTTCGCGTGCGCCTTTTGAACATGCGCTCCCTGGCGCCGGTCGATGCTCGCGCCATCGTTCGGGCCGCGCAGGAAACGGGTTTGCTCGTGGTCATCGAGGACCATTTGCGCACCGGCGGGCTTTGCACCATCGTCGCGGAGACGCTGCTCGCACGGAGCATCACGGCGCGTGTGCTTCCCATTGCGCTGGACCGTTGGTTCCGCCCTGCCCTCCTGGCCGACGTCCTGGCGTACGAGGGCTTCACTGCGGAGGCAATTGCCAAACGCGTCATCACCGAGCTGGCGCGGCGCGCGAACGATCATCGCGTATGGAGCACGCCCAATCTGGAGAAATCGAATCAGTATTACGCCCGCGCCAAAGAGCTCATTCCCGCGGCCACGCAGACGTTGGCCAAGGGCCCTGGGCAATACGTGCGCGGCGTCGCACCGAAGTATTTGCAACGCGGTCGCGGGGCGCACGTGTGGGACGTCGATGGAAATGAATACATCGATTTGCAAATGGCCATCGGGCCGCTTTCGTTGGGCTATGGCCACCCGGCGGTCGACCGGGCCATTCGCGATCAGCTGGAGGACGGCATCACGTTCTCACTGATGCACCCGCTCGAGGTGGAGGTCGCGGAGCTCGTGCGCGAATGCATCCCCGGCGCCGATATGGTTCGCTTCAGCAAAACGGGATGCGACGTCACCAGCGCCGCCATACGCTTGGCGCGGGCCTTCACCGGGCGGCGAAAGGTGCTCTCCTGCGGTTACCACGGCTGGCACGACTGGTACATCGCGGTCACCGATCGCCGTCGCGGCATTCCCGAGGACGTCGCCGCGCTGACATACACCTTCGAGTACAATGATTTGGCCTCCGTGGAGCGCGCATTGGACGACGACACCGCGTGCGTCATCCTCGAGCCTGTGGTTTTCGAGATGCCGCGTGCGGGCTTCCTCGAGGAATTGCGTGCACTCTGCACGCGCCGTGGGGCGCTCCTCGTGTTCGACGAAATGTGGACGGGCTTTCGCCTGGCCCTGGGTGGCGCGCAAGAGCACTTCGGTGTCCAAGCGGACCTGGCGTGCTTCTCCAAGGCGATTGCCAATGGAATGCCGCTTTCGGTGCTCACGGGACGGAGCGACATGATGCGGTTGCTCGAGCGCGACGTGTTCTTCTTCACCACGTTCGGCGGGGAGGCCCTCTCGCTGGCGGCGGCAAAGGCGACCATCACGGAGATGCGCGCGAACGACGTCCTCTCGCACCTCGCCGCGCAGGGACGCAAGCTTCGCGATGGGTACAACGCCATCGCGCGGCGGCTCGGCCTCGAGTACACGCGCGCCGTCGGGCCGGACGCGCGCAACATGGTGGTCTTCGACGGCGAGCGCTCGCTGCTGATGAAGTCGTTCGTCCAGCAAGAGCTCGTGCGGCGAGGTGTGCTCTGGGGCGGTTTTCACAATGTCTCGTACGCCCACGGCCACGCCGACGTGGAGCGCGTGCTCGCCGTTTACGAGGAGGCGCTCGCGGGCTTGCGCGATGCCGTGAGCGCGAATCGATTGCGCGAGTCGCTGCTCGGGGAGCCCATCGAGCCGATGTTCCGGCGCACATCGAACTTCGACACGCGGCCTGCGCCGAAGACGTGGGCTTTCGCATCGCAAAACGGGGTACCGCTGCGATGA
- a CDS encoding HAD hydrolase family protein produces the protein MDGEITKDELLRRARAVRLVISDVDGVLTDAGVYYSSTGEAMKRFNVRDGMGVELLREKGIATALLTRERSSIVSTRAEKLRIELCYMGIHDKRSHLPHIVEDTGFSLEQIAYIGDDINDLGILEAVRSSGLTAAPQDAHPSVLQRVHYICRATGGHGAFRELADLILGSAL, from the coding sequence ATGGACGGCGAAATAACCAAAGACGAGCTTTTGCGCCGCGCCCGGGCGGTCCGCTTGGTCATCAGCGACGTCGACGGCGTGTTGACCGACGCGGGTGTCTATTACTCGAGCACGGGCGAGGCGATGAAGCGCTTCAATGTGCGCGACGGCATGGGCGTGGAGCTCCTGCGCGAAAAAGGCATCGCCACGGCCCTTCTCACGCGCGAACGCTCCTCCATCGTCTCCACCCGCGCCGAAAAGCTGCGCATCGAGCTTTGCTACATGGGAATCCACGACAAGCGCAGCCACCTGCCGCACATCGTGGAGGACACCGGCTTCTCCCTCGAGCAAATCGCATACATCGGCGACGACATCAACGACCTCGGCATCCTCGAAGCGGTGCGTTCCAGCGGCCTCACCGCCGCCCCCCAAGACGCGCACCCTTCCGTGCTCCAACGCGTCCACTACATCTGCCGCGCAACCGGCGGCCACGGCGCATTCCGCGAACTCGCCGACCTCATTCTCGGCAGTGCACTCTAA
- a CDS encoding sterol desaturase family protein: MPNLSWEILSPILIVAWALGIIALERLYPYDRGQKLFREGFFLDFFWYTLIQSYILGWVISLLIRWLDHRTGLSRLGLVSGWPIPLQLAFFWVTHDFYIYWFHRWQHANRFLWRIHEAHHSGNDVDWLSGSRSHALEILINQSIEYAPIVLLGAHPDVALMKGVLDATWGMYIHSNIDVRSGWLQYFLNGPEMHRWHHSRIYRGTGFNFATKIAIWDWLFGTAHLPRPEKPVGYGLGDGETFPNGYFAQHVHSFRAFPARESGAGGGREMTVGDSHVA; the protein is encoded by the coding sequence TTGCCTAATCTCAGCTGGGAGATCCTCTCACCGATCCTCATCGTGGCATGGGCCCTGGGGATCATCGCGCTCGAACGGCTCTATCCGTACGATCGCGGGCAAAAGCTGTTTCGTGAAGGGTTCTTCCTGGATTTCTTCTGGTACACGCTGATTCAAAGTTACATATTGGGCTGGGTCATCAGCCTGCTTATCCGTTGGCTTGACCACCGCACCGGGCTCTCCCGCCTCGGTCTGGTATCGGGGTGGCCCATACCGCTTCAATTGGCGTTCTTTTGGGTCACCCACGATTTCTACATCTATTGGTTCCACCGCTGGCAGCACGCCAATCGCTTCTTGTGGCGCATCCACGAGGCGCACCACTCGGGGAATGACGTCGATTGGCTCTCGGGATCGCGGTCCCATGCTCTGGAAATCTTGATCAATCAGTCCATCGAATACGCCCCCATCGTGCTGCTGGGGGCGCACCCGGACGTGGCCTTGATGAAGGGTGTGCTCGACGCCACCTGGGGCATGTACATCCACTCGAACATCGATGTACGGAGCGGGTGGCTGCAATATTTTCTCAATGGCCCGGAAATGCACCGGTGGCACCATTCGCGCATTTATCGCGGCACGGGGTTCAACTTCGCGACGAAGATTGCCATTTGGGATTGGCTTTTCGGGACGGCGCACCTCCCAAGACCGGAAAAGCCCGTGGGGTACGGGCTCGGTGACGGCGAGACGTTTCCAAATGGGTATTTCGCACAACACGTGCACTCGTTTCGCGCGTTTCCTGCGAGAGAGTCGGGAGCGGGAGGGGGTAGAGAGATGACGGTGGGGGATTCGCATGTGGCGTAG
- a CDS encoding transketolase, with translation MRLSHDQRQSLENLALRVREHVIRMSTRGGCFIGASLSCTDLLVHLYSRVLRVHPETMDDPDRDYLLLSKGHDVPALYGTLAELGFFPKERLSNHLRPNDYIYWHPNRAVPGIEFHSGSLGHLASVGVGIALDAKMRGGRSRVFVILGDGELNEGSVWEALLVASAKKLDNFIAIVDRNHFQANVRTEELIPLEPLQDKFRAFGASVLRVDGHDHDALASAFEQLPPLREAEGTCPTVIVCDTVRGKGLPSIEQRADRWFCNFTEDEVEQLLAELHCGQRAHIQSEGLMVR, from the coding sequence ATGCGCCTCTCCCATGATCAACGCCAATCCCTCGAAAACCTGGCCCTCCGCGTGCGCGAGCACGTGATCCGCATGTCCACGCGCGGCGGATGCTTCATCGGCGCCTCGCTCTCGTGCACCGATTTGCTCGTGCACTTGTACTCGCGCGTGCTTCGTGTGCACCCCGAGACGATGGATGATCCGGATCGCGATTACCTTCTTCTCTCCAAAGGCCACGACGTGCCGGCGCTCTATGGCACCTTGGCGGAGTTGGGATTCTTTCCCAAGGAGCGACTTTCCAATCATCTCCGCCCGAACGATTACATCTATTGGCATCCCAATCGCGCGGTTCCTGGCATCGAATTTCACTCCGGGTCGCTCGGGCACCTCGCGTCGGTGGGCGTGGGCATCGCGCTCGATGCGAAGATGCGCGGTGGCCGGAGCCGTGTTTTCGTCATCCTCGGCGACGGGGAGTTGAACGAGGGCTCCGTCTGGGAGGCCCTGCTCGTGGCCAGCGCCAAGAAGCTGGACAACTTCATCGCCATCGTGGACCGCAATCACTTCCAGGCCAATGTGCGCACGGAAGAATTGATTCCACTGGAGCCGCTCCAGGACAAATTCCGCGCCTTCGGGGCCAGCGTGCTTCGGGTGGACGGGCACGATCACGACGCGCTCGCATCGGCCTTCGAGCAGCTGCCGCCGCTGCGTGAGGCGGAGGGCACGTGCCCGACGGTCATCGTTTGCGACACCGTCCGCGGCAAGGGACTCCCGAGCATCGAGCAGCGTGCCGATCGCTGGTTCTGCAACTTCACGGAGGACGAGGTCGAGCAACTGCTCGCCGAGCTCCATTGCGGGCAGCGCGCCCATATTCAATCGGAAGGGCTGATGGTGCGATGA
- a CDS encoding SDR family oxidoreductase, whose protein sequence is MNALFDLRDRVAVVTGAMGLLGKEHCRALASAGARIVVTDLDTGAAPALVEELMALGAPQVLAVDADVTDPENLLALRDGVRANFGGIDVLVNNAAIDDKVESPASALEESRFENYSLRRFRRALDVNVTGVFLASQILGADMAKAGRGSIINVASTYGVVAPDQALYRTPAGEQTFFKSPVYPTSKGAVLAFTRYLAAYWGEAGVRVNALSPGGVANGQDAHFVSSYASRTLLGRMAYPHDYRGAILYLASDASAYVTGTNLIVDGGWTAK, encoded by the coding sequence ATGAACGCGCTTTTCGATCTTCGCGACCGCGTGGCGGTGGTCACCGGCGCCATGGGCTTGCTCGGCAAAGAGCATTGCCGCGCCCTGGCCAGCGCCGGCGCCCGTATCGTGGTCACCGATCTGGATACCGGCGCCGCGCCCGCGCTCGTCGAGGAGCTAATGGCTTTGGGCGCACCGCAGGTGCTGGCCGTCGATGCCGACGTGACCGATCCCGAGAACCTTCTCGCGCTCCGCGACGGCGTGCGCGCGAACTTCGGAGGCATCGACGTTCTCGTCAACAATGCGGCCATCGACGACAAGGTGGAGTCGCCGGCGTCCGCGCTGGAAGAGTCGCGCTTCGAGAATTACTCGCTGCGCCGCTTTCGCCGGGCGCTCGACGTCAATGTCACCGGGGTGTTCCTCGCATCGCAAATCCTGGGCGCGGACATGGCCAAGGCGGGGCGCGGGTCGATCATCAATGTGGCCTCCACCTACGGTGTGGTCGCCCCGGACCAAGCTTTGTACCGCACGCCTGCGGGCGAGCAGACCTTTTTCAAATCGCCCGTATATCCGACGTCGAAGGGCGCGGTCCTGGCTTTCACTCGATATCTTGCCGCATATTGGGGCGAGGCCGGTGTGCGTGTGAATGCGCTATCGCCGGGCGGGGTGGCCAATGGGCAAGATGCGCACTTCGTCTCGAGCTATGCGAGCCGCACCCTGCTCGGCCGCATGGCCTACCCGCACGATTACCGCGGTGCTATCCTTTATCTGGCCAGCGATGCATCGGCTTACGTGACGGGCACCAACTTGATCGTGGACGGCGGATGGACGGCGAAATAA
- a CDS encoding IclR family transcriptional regulator has product MSRLGNAAEDVTGADSPDFITSVARAFAVLRSFRPQERFVGVREIARRTGLPKSTIGRLCYTLTQLGYLEFLPAEEKYSLGIGVLSLAQHYLAGLDVRAVARPLMQELAEEVHSTVALAARDGDHMVFIEICHGHQLFRMSLDVGERVPRGTTALGRAGHVGLPEEERARVLASYLRGVPEVEWPKIQKGLRRAVEDYEKYGFVFSVSEWRNEVSAVGVPLIASDGKLLALSCFGPANELSRERLLEELGPKVAQLRDRIKAKLGG; this is encoded by the coding sequence GTGAGTCGATTGGGGAATGCGGCCGAGGATGTAACGGGGGCCGATAGTCCGGATTTCATTACGTCGGTGGCACGGGCGTTTGCCGTGCTACGGAGTTTCAGGCCGCAGGAACGCTTCGTCGGTGTGCGCGAAATCGCACGCCGCACGGGGCTCCCCAAATCGACCATCGGGAGGTTGTGCTATACCCTCACGCAACTGGGATATTTGGAGTTTCTCCCGGCCGAGGAAAAGTATTCCCTCGGCATTGGCGTGCTGTCTCTGGCGCAGCATTACCTCGCCGGCCTGGACGTGCGCGCGGTGGCGCGTCCGCTGATGCAGGAGCTCGCCGAGGAGGTGCACTCCACGGTGGCCTTGGCCGCGCGCGACGGCGACCACATGGTGTTCATCGAAATATGCCACGGCCACCAGCTCTTTCGAATGAGCCTGGACGTAGGCGAACGCGTTCCCCGAGGCACCACGGCGCTGGGCCGCGCCGGGCACGTGGGCCTGCCCGAGGAAGAACGCGCCCGCGTGCTCGCCTCGTACTTGCGCGGCGTGCCCGAGGTCGAGTGGCCCAAGATCCAAAAAGGCCTGCGCCGCGCGGTGGAAGACTACGAAAAATACGGATTCGTCTTCTCCGTGAGCGAATGGCGCAACGAAGTCTCCGCCGTCGGCGTCCCCCTCATCGCCAGCGACGGCAAACTCCTCGCATTGAGCTGCTTCGGCCCCGCCAATGAGCTTTCGCGCGAGCGCCTCCTCGAAGAACTCGGCCCCAAAGTGGCCCAGCTGCGGGATCGTATCAAAGCGAAACTGGGCGGTTGA